From a single Planctellipticum variicoloris genomic region:
- a CDS encoding threonine aldolase family protein, with amino-acid sequence MNPPAIDLRSDTVTRPTPGMRKAIAEADVGDDMSGEDPTVNRLEAHVAELLGMEAAVYNCSGTQSNQMAVRAHCQQGDELLIEELGHIANYEAGGPAALSGVTCRTVRGRHGMLDVTDVASKVRPDNQHFCTTRLLCLENTTNQGGGRTYSLDHVERLGKWAHAQGLLVHVDGARLFNACVAQGYQIRDFAKHVDSVSICFSKGLGCPMGSILVGGKDFIHRARRARKLFGGALRQAGMMAAAAEYALQHHVGRLVEDHAHAKLFAEAIAGTVGLRIEPEDVETNLVFFEVADHLGTAAQCARKLAEHGVRINPAGPQRLRACTHLDVSREDVLKAAATVRQVVVAGFADASATPVGTYGR; translated from the coding sequence GTGAATCCCCCCGCGATCGATCTGCGCAGCGACACCGTCACCAGACCGACTCCCGGCATGCGTAAGGCGATCGCCGAGGCAGACGTCGGCGACGACATGTCCGGGGAAGACCCGACGGTCAACCGGCTGGAAGCCCATGTCGCCGAGCTGCTGGGGATGGAGGCGGCGGTCTACAACTGCTCGGGAACGCAATCGAACCAGATGGCGGTCCGGGCCCATTGCCAGCAGGGAGACGAACTGCTGATCGAGGAGCTGGGGCATATCGCCAACTACGAGGCGGGAGGCCCGGCGGCGCTAAGCGGCGTGACCTGCCGGACGGTCCGCGGTCGGCACGGCATGCTTGATGTCACGGACGTGGCAAGCAAAGTGCGGCCGGACAACCAGCACTTCTGCACCACGCGCCTGCTCTGCCTGGAAAACACGACTAACCAGGGGGGCGGGCGGACCTACTCGCTGGACCACGTCGAACGACTCGGCAAATGGGCTCACGCGCAAGGGCTGCTGGTGCATGTGGACGGCGCCCGACTGTTCAACGCCTGCGTGGCGCAGGGCTATCAGATTCGCGACTTCGCGAAGCATGTGGACAGCGTGTCAATCTGCTTCTCGAAGGGGCTGGGTTGCCCGATGGGCTCGATCCTCGTCGGCGGGAAGGACTTTATTCATCGAGCCCGCCGTGCGAGGAAGCTTTTTGGCGGGGCGCTGCGTCAGGCGGGGATGATGGCGGCGGCGGCGGAGTATGCCCTGCAGCACCATGTGGGACGGCTGGTCGAAGACCACGCCCACGCCAAGCTGTTCGCAGAGGCGATTGCGGGCACGGTGGGTCTGCGGATCGAGCCGGAGGATGTCGAGACGAATCTCGTATTCTTCGAAGTGGCCGACCACCTGGGAACCGCCGCGCAGTGTGCGAGGAAGTTGGCCGAGCACGGAGTCCGGATCAACCCGGCGGGACCGCAGCGGCTGCGAGCGTGCACGCACCTGGACGTCAGCCGGGAAGACGTTCTGAAGGCCGCGGCCACGGTCCGGCAGGTGGTCGTCGCGGGGTTTGCCGATGCGTCAGCGACGCCGGTGGGGACTTACGGGCGGTAG
- a CDS encoding serine hydrolase domain-containing protein, with the protein MTIDSPHPDSGLEALRSRFPQAASVLQHGAERGLHTSGQLYLSLHGETVVDAAWGEAQPGVPMTPDTINLWLSAGKPLTAAAFARLWEAGLVRLDDPVASVIPEFARSGKESVTFRHLLTHTAGMRHVETGWPDLPWDETIARICASPLDPDAIPGRTAGYHTQSSWFLLGETLQRLTGETFTELLRNLILRPTGLAETQASIETAEYAELAPRLGWLYERDRGTLRVLDWHSPERCAAPSPGSNLRGPIRDLGRFYEMLLREGEGAEERVLSPQTVAALTARHRVGELDLTLGHVVDFGLGVILDSNRYGVDTVPYGYGRYCSPRTFGHGGAQSSQGFCDPERGLVVAWLFNGRAGEGLHNRRTRAVNEAIYQDLGLAAAG; encoded by the coding sequence TTGACCATCGACAGTCCGCACCCCGATTCTGGTCTCGAGGCATTGCGCTCGCGTTTTCCGCAAGCCGCCTCGGTGCTGCAGCACGGCGCCGAGCGCGGTTTGCACACCTCCGGGCAGCTTTATCTGTCGCTGCACGGTGAAACCGTCGTTGACGCCGCCTGGGGCGAAGCCCAGCCGGGCGTCCCGATGACGCCCGACACGATTAATCTCTGGCTCTCCGCAGGGAAACCTCTCACCGCGGCGGCCTTCGCCCGACTCTGGGAGGCCGGCCTGGTCCGACTCGACGACCCGGTGGCCAGCGTCATTCCCGAGTTCGCCCGGTCCGGCAAAGAGTCCGTGACCTTCCGGCACCTGCTGACGCACACCGCCGGGATGCGGCATGTCGAGACCGGCTGGCCCGATCTGCCCTGGGACGAAACGATCGCCCGGATCTGCGCTTCGCCGCTGGATCCGGACGCCATCCCCGGACGTACCGCCGGCTATCACACGCAATCAAGCTGGTTTCTGCTGGGCGAAACGCTGCAGCGACTCACCGGCGAGACCTTCACCGAACTGTTGCGGAATCTCATCCTCAGGCCGACGGGCCTGGCTGAGACGCAGGCGAGTATCGAAACCGCGGAGTATGCGGAACTTGCCCCCCGGCTCGGCTGGCTCTACGAACGCGACCGGGGGACGCTGCGGGTGCTCGACTGGCACTCGCCGGAGCGGTGCGCGGCTCCTTCTCCCGGCAGCAATCTCCGCGGCCCGATCCGCGACCTGGGGCGTTTCTACGAAATGCTTCTCCGCGAAGGGGAGGGGGCGGAGGAGCGCGTCCTGTCGCCGCAGACGGTCGCCGCTCTGACGGCCCGGCATCGCGTCGGCGAACTCGATCTGACGCTGGGACACGTCGTCGACTTTGGACTGGGCGTGATTCTCGACTCCAACCGCTATGGCGTCGACACCGTCCCCTACGGCTACGGCCGCTATTGCTCGCCGCGAACATTCGGCCACGGCGGCGCGCAGTCTTCACAGGGCTTCTGCGACCCGGAACGGGGCCTGGTCGTCGCCTGGCTCTTCAACGGCCGGGCCGGCGAAGGGCTCCACAACCGCCGCACGCGGGCTGTCAACGAGGCGATTTATCAGGATCTGGGCCTGGCGGCTGCGGGATAG
- a CDS encoding S1 family peptidase: MRFSVVSLSVIAAAGLAVGSLWLMPVATAAGTQPSIIGGTTAGAKDFPQVGMLTIKQSGGSYLCSGTLIAPQWVLTAAHCVSDKTVSKVQVKFGTKTYDADLWKYQPSYKPTAFSLGNDIALVRLKTKVTGITPATLATAAPKVKAALTIVGFGNGGTPQSGQQNGTAGTKRYGYVTVDSITAQHVRWNFDKGEASSIAQGDSGGPSFLKGTTTIVGVASGVSVSSTGKIGVWGTYAFEQRVDIQRTWLTSTMNTYKPPAVTVAGTTARVVNSAADALQTTSVFGVNLGSLVSDVAGQ, encoded by the coding sequence ATGAGATTCTCCGTCGTTTCGCTCTCCGTCATTGCGGCGGCTGGGCTTGCGGTCGGATCTCTGTGGCTCATGCCGGTAGCGACGGCCGCTGGAACTCAGCCGAGCATCATTGGCGGCACGACTGCCGGCGCCAAGGACTTTCCGCAGGTCGGAATGCTCACCATCAAGCAGAGCGGCGGATCTTACCTTTGCTCCGGCACTCTGATCGCACCGCAGTGGGTTCTGACAGCGGCCCATTGCGTGTCCGATAAGACGGTCAGCAAGGTTCAGGTCAAGTTCGGCACAAAAACCTACGACGCCGACCTGTGGAAGTACCAGCCCAGTTACAAACCGACCGCGTTCTCCCTGGGCAACGATATCGCCCTGGTCCGACTGAAAACCAAGGTGACCGGCATTACGCCGGCGACGCTGGCGACGGCTGCGCCGAAGGTGAAGGCGGCTCTGACCATCGTCGGCTTCGGCAACGGTGGAACACCGCAAAGCGGACAGCAGAACGGCACCGCCGGGACGAAACGTTATGGCTATGTGACGGTCGACTCGATCACCGCGCAGCATGTTCGCTGGAACTTCGACAAGGGAGAAGCCAGCTCGATCGCCCAGGGCGATTCCGGCGGACCCTCCTTTCTGAAGGGGACCACGACCATCGTCGGCGTGGCCAGCGGCGTTTCCGTCTCCAGCACTGGCAAGATCGGCGTCTGGGGCACCTACGCCTTCGAACAACGGGTCGACATTCAGCGGACGTGGCTCACTAGCACGATGAACACCTACAAGCCGCCAGCAGTCACCGTTGCCGGCACGACTGCAAGAGTGGTGAACTCCGCCGCCGACGCACTGCAGACGACATCCGTCTTCGGCGTGAATCTCGGTTCCCTCGTCTCCGACGTCGCCGGTCAGTAG
- a CDS encoding serine/threonine protein kinase translates to MSTRLNADSFIATVQKSGLVPADRLQQSVAEFANSGGDRKDTLALADHFVDKNLVTRWQADKLLQGKHKGYFLGKYRLLSLLGKGGMSSVYLAEHTVMRRRCAIKVLPSKRVTDSSYLARFHREAQAVAALDDPHIVRAYDVDCQTDGESEIHFLVMEYVEGCSLHELVQRKGPLRFEDAVDYARQAAQGLAHAHAAGMVHRDIKPGNLLVDLTGTVKVLDLGLARYFDSGETGEALTIAHDEKVLGTADYLSPEQAIDSHLVDARADIYSLGCTMYFMLTGHPPFTEGSLTQRLMAHQNKEPSPLEKERHGIPPSLAQLVRKLMAKKADDRFADAGQTAQALLQWLVENARDDWRASHSVLLGSAIKKSPTMAKVVVARPVAPATAPEASSEPPPTSSFLTRGSEPPPSTKMRPAAPPVEPVAEDDSLASLFAHLGGKPGPTTPTPAKPPASSKSAIKPKSGGAPKPPSSTKQSAPRPTPAPSTPPPSKPAPAKPAVAKPVPAKPAQPVGNIPVAKPAAPKTPRPQPAPPAAVVPPATPPDQGLGNFFAGLNTPQAAAPIDENSAPAPAMGSPFDFLNAPPVAPAEEPPTPVAVEPAPSTDVPIPEMPPPMQFPGFPEPVSVGLPAFAAPAGQPAVGKISGKKPASGLPIALLAAAGVAGLAVVLTVVWLFGLLGGDNSGGKEPDVVAKGAKADGKSEPQQLGGPAVISLGNKRAISVGALGADYKTIATALTAVRQGFQPSGPRDRMTITVLAGDFNERIVINATKEPFPEHVTVRGSLGTTLTAPGDGPLIELHGVQKFDLEGFELNASGKKVAVELTGDLTGTQLANLTIRGFTETGVNLRGGMGEGFQKGELALEKLKLYSAAPAAVGLRLGPAGGKDVRDPSHVRITGCRLFGPMSVGIAVSGSNLTGIAFRENLITQARTAIQFGGPAVYKELTIANTTIHKGEQGIAFTHMPKEGSRDLSIRRTLFLGVEKVEAIVERDFNADSFRAMLREGGEGLSLNWSNRAPGAAVPGEVDIFASFGRRGDTTLAVDSEDPQQDNFLVAPAGSPQLVPEGTLKSGERPWIGALGQ, encoded by the coding sequence ATGTCGACCCGGCTCAACGCGGACTCCTTTATCGCCACCGTTCAAAAGAGCGGACTGGTTCCCGCTGATCGTCTGCAGCAATCGGTCGCCGAATTCGCAAACAGCGGCGGCGACCGCAAAGACACGCTGGCTCTGGCCGATCATTTCGTCGACAAAAACCTGGTGACGCGGTGGCAGGCCGACAAGCTGCTGCAGGGAAAGCACAAAGGCTACTTTCTCGGCAAATACCGGCTGCTCTCACTCCTCGGCAAAGGGGGGATGAGCTCGGTGTATCTCGCCGAGCACACGGTGATGCGTCGCCGCTGCGCCATCAAGGTGCTCCCCTCCAAGCGGGTCACGGATTCTTCGTACTTGGCCCGGTTTCATCGCGAGGCCCAGGCGGTCGCCGCGCTGGACGACCCGCACATCGTCCGGGCCTACGACGTCGACTGCCAGACCGACGGCGAGAGCGAGATTCACTTCCTGGTGATGGAGTACGTCGAAGGCTGCAGCCTGCACGAACTGGTGCAGCGGAAAGGTCCGCTCCGGTTCGAAGACGCCGTGGACTATGCCCGACAGGCCGCCCAGGGACTGGCCCACGCGCACGCCGCGGGAATGGTTCACCGGGACATCAAACCGGGAAATCTGCTGGTAGACCTGACCGGCACGGTGAAAGTGCTCGATCTCGGGCTGGCCCGCTATTTCGACAGCGGCGAAACCGGCGAAGCCCTGACGATCGCCCACGACGAAAAGGTCCTCGGCACGGCGGACTACCTGTCCCCGGAGCAGGCGATCGACAGCCACCTCGTCGACGCGCGGGCCGACATCTACAGCCTCGGCTGCACGATGTACTTCATGCTGACGGGGCACCCCCCCTTCACCGAAGGCTCGCTCACTCAGCGGCTGATGGCCCACCAGAACAAAGAGCCCTCGCCGCTGGAAAAGGAACGTCACGGCATCCCGCCATCGCTGGCCCAACTCGTCCGAAAGCTGATGGCGAAGAAGGCGGACGACCGCTTTGCCGACGCCGGACAGACGGCCCAGGCTCTGCTGCAGTGGCTGGTCGAGAACGCTCGGGATGACTGGCGGGCTTCGCATTCAGTGCTGCTCGGAAGCGCCATCAAGAAGTCGCCGACGATGGCCAAGGTGGTCGTCGCCAGGCCGGTCGCGCCCGCGACCGCTCCTGAGGCGTCGTCAGAGCCCCCTCCCACGTCATCGTTTCTGACCAGGGGCTCGGAACCGCCCCCCTCGACGAAAATGAGGCCCGCAGCGCCGCCCGTCGAGCCAGTCGCGGAAGATGACTCGCTGGCCTCGCTGTTCGCTCATTTGGGGGGCAAACCCGGACCGACGACTCCCACTCCGGCGAAACCGCCGGCCTCCTCCAAGTCGGCCATCAAGCCGAAGTCGGGCGGCGCCCCCAAACCGCCTTCGAGCACCAAGCAATCGGCTCCACGGCCGACCCCGGCCCCCTCAACGCCCCCTCCGAGCAAGCCAGCCCCGGCAAAGCCGGCCGTCGCCAAGCCCGTGCCGGCAAAGCCGGCTCAACCCGTCGGCAACATTCCCGTTGCGAAGCCAGCCGCGCCGAAAACTCCGCGCCCTCAACCGGCTCCGCCCGCGGCCGTCGTCCCGCCCGCCACTCCGCCCGACCAGGGACTCGGAAACTTCTTTGCGGGCCTGAATACGCCGCAGGCCGCGGCCCCGATCGATGAGAACTCCGCCCCGGCTCCCGCGATGGGCTCACCGTTCGATTTCTTGAACGCGCCGCCGGTCGCACCGGCCGAAGAGCCGCCCACCCCCGTGGCGGTCGAGCCGGCGCCGTCCACGGACGTTCCCATCCCCGAAATGCCGCCCCCAATGCAGTTTCCCGGCTTTCCGGAGCCAGTGTCCGTCGGCCTGCCGGCCTTCGCGGCGCCCGCCGGGCAGCCTGCGGTCGGGAAGATTTCCGGCAAAAAGCCCGCCAGTGGCCTGCCGATTGCGCTGCTGGCGGCGGCCGGCGTCGCCGGGCTCGCGGTTGTCTTAACGGTCGTCTGGCTGTTCGGCTTGCTGGGTGGAGACAATTCCGGCGGCAAGGAACCGGATGTTGTTGCCAAGGGGGCCAAGGCCGACGGCAAGAGCGAACCGCAGCAGCTTGGCGGCCCGGCGGTGATCTCGCTCGGGAACAAGCGGGCGATCAGCGTCGGCGCCCTGGGCGCAGACTACAAGACTATCGCGACGGCGCTGACCGCCGTTCGACAGGGCTTTCAGCCGAGCGGCCCGCGCGACCGCATGACGATCACCGTCCTCGCGGGCGACTTCAACGAACGAATCGTCATCAACGCAACGAAGGAGCCCTTCCCTGAGCATGTCACCGTACGCGGCTCGCTCGGCACGACGCTGACCGCTCCGGGGGACGGGCCGCTGATCGAGCTGCACGGAGTGCAGAAATTCGACCTGGAAGGTTTCGAACTCAACGCCAGCGGAAAGAAGGTGGCCGTCGAACTGACGGGCGATCTCACGGGGACGCAACTGGCCAATCTGACCATTCGCGGCTTCACGGAGACTGGCGTCAATCTCCGGGGAGGAATGGGAGAAGGCTTCCAGAAGGGCGAGCTCGCGCTGGAAAAGTTGAAGCTCTACTCGGCGGCCCCTGCCGCCGTCGGGCTCCGGCTGGGGCCGGCCGGCGGAAAAGATGTCCGGGATCCCTCGCACGTGCGGATTACCGGCTGTCGACTGTTCGGGCCGATGTCCGTGGGCATTGCGGTTTCGGGGAGCAACCTCACCGGAATCGCCTTCCGGGAGAACTTGATCACGCAGGCCAGGACCGCGATTCAGTTCGGCGGGCCGGCCGTCTACAAAGAGCTGACGATCGCCAACACGACCATCCACAAGGGGGAGCAGGGCATCGCCTTCACCCATATGCCGAAAGAGGGCTCCCGTGATCTGAGCATCCGACGGACGCTCTTCCTGGGTGTGGAGAAAGTCGAAGCCATCGTCGAACGGGATTTCAACGCGGACAGCTTCCGCGCCATGCTGCGGGAAGGGGGCGAGGGACTCTCGCTGAACTGGTCGAATCGGGCGCCGGGCGCGGCCGTTCCCGGCGAAGTCGACATCTTCGCCTCGTTTGGCCGGCGCGGCGATACAACGCTGGCGGTTGATTCGGAAGACCCGCAGCAGGACAACTTCCTCGTCGCTCCCGCGGGGAGCCCGCAGCTCGTTCCGGAGGGGACGCTCAAATCGGGTGAACGACCTTGGATCGGGGCCCTCGGGCAGTAG
- a CDS encoding prepilin peptidase, whose amino-acid sequence MWLYGAGGGLIAGALLALWLNRLIHHEREALQLPATTGAQRAIRGGLVVVVSTILFAALTWAELTARWLDTSEVQPSDFARWLRLGYHLVLVALLIAATVIDLDCYMIPDAITRPGSVFGLLAAMAAGELQIAHLWVDWGLDPLALSLHGPYIPAWFDQFRWLHALTWSVAGLLAGAGLTQLVRVVSSRLLGQEAMGFGDVTLMAMVGSFLGWQATVLTFLLAPLFGLLLAMPAQFLLRKPYLPYGPYLSLAAVAVLFGWGALWRQTRVIFSDFLGLFILGSIAAVALIGLLTLVRLYRSIPVRRSAPVNREAEENVSVNAKEAIESMRIDSGKDAISEE is encoded by the coding sequence ATGTGGCTTTACGGCGCAGGCGGCGGGCTGATCGCAGGCGCACTCCTCGCGCTCTGGCTCAACCGCCTCATCCATCACGAACGGGAAGCGCTGCAGCTCCCCGCCACGACAGGGGCGCAGCGAGCGATCCGCGGCGGGCTGGTCGTCGTCGTCAGCACCATCCTCTTCGCCGCACTCACTTGGGCGGAACTGACCGCTCGCTGGCTCGATACATCGGAAGTTCAGCCTTCGGACTTCGCCCGCTGGCTCCGCCTGGGCTATCACCTGGTGCTCGTGGCCCTGCTGATCGCCGCAACGGTCATCGACCTCGACTGTTACATGATACCGGACGCGATCACGCGCCCCGGATCCGTGTTTGGCCTCCTGGCGGCGATGGCCGCGGGCGAGCTGCAGATCGCCCACCTCTGGGTCGACTGGGGACTCGACCCCCTCGCCCTCAGCCTGCACGGACCCTACATTCCGGCATGGTTCGATCAGTTCCGCTGGCTGCATGCGTTGACCTGGAGCGTCGCTGGACTCCTCGCCGGAGCCGGACTGACCCAACTGGTGCGCGTGGTCAGCTCGCGCCTGCTCGGTCAGGAGGCGATGGGCTTCGGCGACGTGACGCTGATGGCCATGGTCGGCAGCTTTCTCGGCTGGCAGGCGACGGTGCTGACATTTCTGCTGGCGCCGCTGTTCGGATTGCTGCTGGCGATGCCCGCACAGTTCCTCCTGCGAAAACCCTATCTGCCGTACGGGCCGTATCTCAGTCTGGCGGCCGTGGCTGTCCTGTTCGGTTGGGGAGCCCTCTGGCGTCAGACCCGCGTCATCTTCAGTGACTTTCTGGGCTTGTTCATTCTCGGCAGCATCGCTGCTGTGGCACTGATCGGACTGCTGACGCTCGTCCGGCTTTACCGCTCCATCCCCGTCCGGCGGTCAGCACCGGTCAATCGGGAAGCCGAAGAGAACGTCAGCGTGAACGCCAAAGAGGCGATCGAATCGATGAGAATCGATTCGGGCAAGGACGCCATCTCTGAAGAATGA
- a CDS encoding Fur family transcriptional regulator: MSDLAAMDVAVAPVEKFREFLLTKKMRLTPEREAIVSAVYSTHDHFDAEQWIGTLSQRGGAEGASRSTIYRTLNLLVEAGLLRRVARANDREVYEHDYGYPQHDHLICRRCGDMIEFPNEEITQVLEQVAARFGFRMSGHRLEVDGLCAVCSRPPRREHRKLDMI, translated from the coding sequence GTGTCGGATCTGGCGGCAATGGACGTCGCAGTGGCGCCCGTGGAGAAGTTCCGCGAGTTTCTGCTGACGAAAAAGATGCGTCTGACCCCGGAGCGGGAGGCCATCGTATCGGCTGTCTATTCGACCCACGACCACTTCGACGCCGAGCAATGGATCGGCACGCTCTCCCAGCGGGGAGGAGCCGAAGGCGCCAGTCGGTCGACGATCTACCGGACGCTCAACCTGCTGGTGGAAGCCGGCCTGTTGAGGCGCGTGGCGCGTGCAAATGACCGGGAGGTCTACGAGCACGATTATGGGTATCCCCAGCACGACCACCTGATCTGTCGACGATGTGGCGACATGATCGAGTTTCCCAATGAGGAAATTACGCAGGTCCTGGAGCAGGTTGCTGCGCGGTTCGGGTTCCGCATGTCAGGCCACCGTCTGGAAGTCGACGGTCTGTGTGCGGTCTGCAGTCGTCCGCCGCGCCGCGAGCATCGCAAGCTGGACATGATTTGA
- the hisD gene encoding histidinol dehydrogenase — translation MLLAELRRKLSPQGDIVSEAGRQRTIELFGEPLAPRQVVQRICADVRQRGLEALLDYTHRLDKKELTAETIRVTPAELEEAHAKADPKLLRSIRRIRENIAEFQSRILHEDVQLIRQDGTARVELRQRYLPLRRVGICVPGGAAAYPSTVLMTAVPARTAGVKEIAVVVPPTEFGGYNTDLLATCAEVGITEVYRVGGAQAVAALAYGVAGIPRVDKIVGPGNLFVALAKQHVYGEVDIDSIAGPSEIVVLADDTARAEFIAADLISQAEHSPGSGVLITWHRPLVDEVQRALADQLAKLPRGDLALTSLNEYGALIVARDAVQAAELTDLLAPEHLHISTSDPEDMLARIQNAGAIFMGHYTPVAVGDYFAGPSHVLPTGGTARFANGLCANDFLKRSSVLWYNHDALEESAEDIVRLANCEGLTAHAASVTVRLED, via the coding sequence GTGCTGCTGGCCGAGCTGCGCCGCAAGCTCAGCCCGCAGGGGGACATTGTTTCTGAGGCCGGTCGTCAGCGGACGATCGAACTCTTTGGAGAACCGCTCGCACCCCGCCAGGTCGTCCAGCGGATCTGCGCCGACGTCCGACAGCGCGGGCTGGAGGCGCTGCTTGACTACACCCACCGGCTCGATAAGAAAGAGCTGACTGCCGAGACGATTCGCGTGACTCCCGCAGAGCTGGAGGAAGCTCACGCGAAGGCCGACCCGAAGCTGCTCCGCTCGATTCGTCGAATTCGCGAAAACATCGCCGAGTTCCAGTCGCGGATTCTTCACGAAGACGTTCAGTTGATCCGGCAGGACGGCACCGCCCGAGTCGAACTGCGGCAGCGGTATCTGCCGCTGCGACGGGTCGGCATCTGCGTCCCCGGGGGGGCTGCCGCATATCCCTCCACCGTCCTCATGACGGCGGTTCCCGCCCGGACGGCGGGTGTGAAGGAAATCGCCGTCGTGGTTCCGCCGACGGAATTCGGCGGCTACAACACGGACCTGCTGGCGACCTGCGCCGAAGTCGGCATTACCGAAGTCTACCGCGTCGGGGGAGCCCAGGCGGTCGCTGCCCTGGCCTATGGCGTCGCAGGGATTCCCCGCGTTGACAAGATCGTGGGACCGGGCAATCTGTTCGTCGCCCTCGCCAAGCAGCACGTGTATGGCGAAGTCGATATCGACAGCATCGCCGGCCCCAGCGAAATCGTCGTGCTCGCCGACGACACCGCCCGCGCGGAGTTCATCGCCGCCGACCTGATTTCTCAAGCCGAGCACAGCCCGGGCTCTGGGGTTCTGATTACCTGGCACCGGCCCCTCGTCGACGAGGTTCAGCGCGCCCTGGCCGATCAACTGGCGAAGCTCCCCCGCGGCGACCTCGCCCTGACCAGCCTCAACGAATACGGGGCGCTGATCGTCGCCCGCGACGCCGTCCAGGCGGCCGAACTGACCGACCTGCTGGCGCCCGAGCACCTGCACATCTCCACGAGCGACCCGGAAGACATGCTGGCCCGGATTCAAAACGCCGGCGCGATTTTCATGGGACACTACACTCCCGTGGCTGTGGGAGACTATTTCGCCGGTCCCTCGCACGTCCTTCCGACGGGCGGCACCGCCCGGTTTGCCAACGGCCTGTGCGCGAACGACTTCCTCAAGCGGTCCAGCGTCCTCTGGTACAACCACGACGCCCTCGAAGAATCGGCAGAGGACATCGTCCGCTTAGCCAATTGCGAAGGGCTGACCGCCCACGCGGCCAGCGTGACGGTCCGTCTGGAAGACTGA
- a CDS encoding flagellar biosynthesis anti-sigma factor FlgM produces the protein MDVRGLGSVQQAYPVRSVSPSSSGLESTPVSRPTSPKDALEISSAGKMLEQLSQTTDMRQERIARIKEAIENGTYDTDAKLEAALERMLGSLGIDLGDE, from the coding sequence ATGGATGTTCGCGGTTTGGGATCAGTTCAACAGGCTTACCCCGTCCGCTCAGTGTCACCGTCCAGCAGCGGTCTCGAATCGACGCCGGTCAGTCGGCCGACGTCTCCCAAAGACGCACTGGAAATCTCCTCGGCGGGAAAAATGCTCGAACAGCTCAGCCAGACGACAGACATGCGACAGGAGCGAATCGCCCGGATCAAGGAGGCCATTGAGAATGGCACTTACGATACGGATGCGAAACTCGAAGCGGCTCTGGAGCGGATGCTGGGTTCGCTGGGCATCGACCTGGGCGACGAATAG